The DNA window AAGCTTGGCATTGAGATATGACGATGAAGTTTGTTTAGTGTTGTCATCGTTACCGCCACTCATCCACTGCATATCCACATTCAGCCAAATATCATAGGGCATATGAATTGCATTTTGGAACTGCACAAGTCCTATGGGGTTGTCAAGTCTTTTGCGCCCATTGGCATAATCAATAGAAAGCCACTGTTTCATAACTCCAACATTTACTTTAGGTTGCCATACACCAACCCTGAACTGTGCGCCGACAAACGCCTGAAGATTCTGTATCTTGGGGAAATTCGCCATCGTTATAAGTTTGACCTCGGCATCATCAGCATAGGGGTATGTCGTGTTCATTATAGGATCCTTCTTATAGGTATATGTTATCTGTCCGAAGAACTGGCGCCATGCTCCCATAAGCTCGACAGAATGTATATTTTCCGGCTTTAAGTACGGATTGCCACCTTCAAGGGTGAAACGGTTGATATAATCCACTGTGCCGTCAAGGTCTGCATAGCTTGGACGCTGGGTCTTATGGGTATAGCTCATTGATAGCTGCACGTTTTTTATCATAGTTGAAAGCGAGAGCGAGGGAAACAGATTGTTATAGGTCTTGCTCTGATCTTCCTTTTTCTGTCCGTTTTCAAGATATTCAAATTTTATATGTTCATAACGCAATCCAACGCCTAAATTGAATTGCCGAAAGTCTGACCGATTTCCACAAATCCGGCAATATTGTTCTCGTCAACTCTTGAAGCAGCATCGCCTACCAAAGAGGCGTCGGTTTTGTAATCAGATGAGAAACGCGATGATGTGTATTCTTCTCCAAACTCAATACCACCTTTCCAAAAAGGATAGCTGAATACAAGTTTTCAGCCAGCATACGACTTCTGTTAACTCCAAGAGAGTTTACAAGCGAATTATCCTGAGTGTCGCTTGTTTCATTGTTAAACATGGAGTTTCTGCTTTTTCGCCACATATAATCCATATTAAAGTCAATACCGAACTTGCCGATCTCTCCATTATAGTATAGATTGGCGTGATGTTTGGGCAGAGTATTGTTGTTACTGCTGCCATACATTGTGATATTGTCGTATGGCTGTCCATCAGACAATACCCTGCTTATTCCTGTATGTTCAGATTTTTGCTTTGTGAATCCATTAGAGTAATAAGCGCCTATCGAATGGCTGTCATTGAACATATACGAAAATCCTGCTTTCCCGAAGAATTCATTTGTTCTCATGGAACCGTCTTGTGTCAGAAATTGATTCCACACTGTTGATGATTGAGTCAACATATCAACCCTGTTGCTGCTTTGGAATTTTCCTCCTATATATCCGAAATTACCGAATAATTCCAGACCACCAGTTCGGAATTTGAAATTAGCCTGATCTACTGTGCGGAAATATTTTTGCATCACTCCTTGTGCTCGGAGTGTTCCACTGAAGCCATCTCCCTGCGGGCGTTTTGTACGGATACGGATTACAGATTTTACAGAAGCATCGTATTTAGCGCCGGGATTGGTTATGACTTCCACATTTTTGATGTCAGCCGAGTTTAATTGTGAGAGCTGGGTAAGGTCTTGCACCTCTCGACCATTTATATAAATAGCCGGAGAGCCTTTGCCGAATACTTCAAAATTGCCGTCGCGACCAAGCACCATAGGAACTTGTGTAAGTACATCATTGGCAGTACCGGCGTGTTCAAGTTGCGACCCTGCCACATTGGTAACAAGAGCATCACCTTTGATAGCGGTAACAGGACGGTTGGATTTTACTACCACTTCCCCGAGCATTACGCTTTCAGGGTTAAGGATTATTATGCCAAGGTCTCCTGTCGGAGGGATATTGAGGGTCTGATTAGTGCAACCAATAGATGACACCTTTACGTATTTGGGGTTATCCAGTTTCTCATTGAACAGGAAAACACCATTTTCATCAGTAACGGTACCTGCTATATAGGTAGAGTCTGCTTTCAGAAGAACCACATTCACAAAATCAAGA is part of the Duncaniella dubosii genome and encodes:
- a CDS encoding outer membrane beta-barrel family protein, producing MCGNRSDFRQFNLGVGLRYEHIKFEYLENGQKKEDQSKTYNNLFPSLSLSTMIKNVQLSMSYTHKTQRPSYADLDGTVDYINRFTLEGGNPYLKPENIHSVELMGAWRQFFGQITYTYKKDPIMNTTYPYADDAEVKLITMANFPKIQNLQAFVGAQFRVGVWQPKVNVGVMKQWLSIDYANGRKRLDNPIGLVQFQNAIHMPYDIWLNVDMQWMSGGNDDNTKQTSSSYLNAKLYKAFFNNQFSVTLEANDIFNKSNRDATLLNKDVTIHKFNTTNNRTFMLTLQYTFNSSRDRYRGQGAGANELNRF
- a CDS encoding carboxypeptidase-like regulatory domain-containing protein, encoding MKTIFSLILAVLATATTMAQSITGKVVDETNSPLDFVNVVLLKADSTYIAGTVTDENGVFLFNEKLDNPKYVKVSSIGCTNQTLNIPPTGDLGIIILNPESVMLGEVVVKSNRPVTAIKGDALVTNVAGSQLEHAGTANDVLTQVPMVLGRDGNFEVFGKGSPAIYINGREVQDLTQLSQLNSADIKNVEVITNPGAKYDASVKSVIRIRTKRPQGDGFSGTLRAQGVMQKYFRTVDQANFKFRTGGLELFGNFGYIGGKFQSSNRVDMLTQSSTVWNQFLTQDGSMRTNEFFGKAGFSYMFNDSHSIGAYYSNGFTKQKSEHTGISRVLSDGQPYDNITMYGSSNNNTLPKHHANLYYNGEIGKFGIDFNMDYMWRKSRNSMFNNETSDTQDNSLVNSLGVNRSRMLAENLYSAILFGKVVLSLEKNTHHRVSHLITKPTPLW